A window of the Capricornis sumatraensis isolate serow.1 chromosome 9, serow.2, whole genome shotgun sequence genome harbors these coding sequences:
- the FAXDC2 gene encoding LOW QUALITY PROTEIN: fatty acid hydroxylase domain-containing protein 2 (The sequence of the model RefSeq protein was modified relative to this genomic sequence to represent the inferred CDS: inserted 5 bases in 3 codons; deleted 1 base in 1 codon), which yields MKGEAGHMLHNENPNQKGHIWGSMRRMAFILGSSLLLLTIRWNCVIRHFQRFWGASSYFWXRLLSTFEGKEWLLYVLGVTQVPLLVYWPFSGLLVVETGKPNFISHYRIQVDNNGCVDPMKPRQALLMILFNQFVISXPMLVSLYPILKLWGHPCRRELPTFHWFLLELVIFTLTEEVLFCYSHSFLHHPKLHKKIRKKHHEWTVPITATCLSVHPIEHVLSPCRSTCCRQTVMGSHLPSITTWTSLALIFTVISHCGYHLPFLPSPEFHDYHHQKVDQCYAALGMLDYLHGTDIVFRQTKAYKRHMILLGFTPXSESIPDPLKMTD from the exons ATGAAAGGAGAAGCTGGACATATGCTACACAATGAGAATCCAAACCAG AAGGGGCACATCTGGGGCTCCATGAGGAGGATGGCTTTCATCCTGGGCTCCAGCCTTCTCTTGCTGACGATCCGCTGGAACTGTGTCATACG GCATTTTCAGAGATTTTGGGGTGCTTCCAGCTACTTTT AGAGGTTGCTGTCTACATTTGAAGGGAAGGAGTGGCTCCTCTACGTTCTAG GTGTCACCCAAGTGCCTCTTCTGGTCTACTGGCCCTTCAGTGGACTTCTGGTGGTGGAGACTGGAAAGCCTAACTTCATCTCCCACTACCGAATTCAGGTCGACAACAATGGCTGT GTGGACCCCATGAAACCACGCCAGGCTCTCCTCATGATTCTCTTCAATCAATTCGTGATCTC TCCCATGCTGGTCTCACTCTATCCCATCCTCAAGTTGTGGGGACACCCCTGCCGTCGAGAGCTCCCCACCTTCCACTGGTTCCTCCTGGAGCTGGTCATCTTCACGCTGACTGAGGAAGTGCTATTCTGCTACTCACAC TCTTTCCTTCACCACCCAAAACTCCATAAGAAAATCCGT AAGAAACATCACGAGTGGACAGTACCCATCACTGCAACCTGTCTATCTGTCCACCCTATTGAACATGTG CTCTCTCCTTGCAGATCAACATGCTGCCGGCAAACAGTAATGGGCTCCCACTTGCCCTCCATCACCACGTGGACTTCCTTGGCCCTCATCTTCACCGTGATCTCCCACTGTGGCTACCACCTACCTTTCTTGCCTTCACCTGAATTCCATGACTACCACCATCAAAA GGTCGACCAGTGCTATGCCGCTCTGGGGATGCTGGACTACCTCCATGGGACTGACATCGTGTTTAGGCAGACCAAGGCCTACAAGAGACACATGATCCTGCTGGGCTTCACCCC CTCTGAGAGCATACCCGATCCTCTGAAGATGACGGACTAA